A region from the Triticum aestivum cultivar Chinese Spring chromosome 3D, IWGSC CS RefSeq v2.1, whole genome shotgun sequence genome encodes:
- the LOC123078382 gene encoding ras-related protein RIC1: MNPEYDYLFKLLLIGDSGVGKSCLLLRFADDSYLESYISTIGVDFKIRTVEQDGKTIKLQIWDTAGQERFRTITSSYYRGAHGIIVVYDVTDQESFNNVKQWLNEIDRYASENVNKLLVGNKCDLAESRVVSYEAGKALADEIGIPFLETSAKDATNVEKAFMTMAAEIKNRMASQPAGNASKPATVQMRGQPVAQQNGCCSS; this comes from the exons ATGAATCCTGAATA TGACTACCTCTTCAAGCTGCTGCTCATTGGGGACTCGGGCGTGGGGAAGTCCTGCCTGCTGCTGAGGTTTGCG GATGATTCATATCTGGAGAGCTATATCAGTACTATTGGTGTTGACTTC AAAATCCGCACCGTTGAGCAAGATGGGAAGACGATAAAGCTGCAAATT TGGGATACTGCTGGCCAAGAGCGATTTAGGACCATCACAAGCAGCTACTACCGCGGTGCCCATGGCATCATT GTTGTGTATGATGTGACTGACCAGGAGAGCTTCAACAACGTCAAACAGTGGCTTAATGAAATCGACAGGTACGCTAGTGAAAATGTGAACAAGCTTTTGGTGGGGAACAAGTGCGATCTAGCTGAGAGCAGAGTGGTTTCTTACGAGGCTGGCAAG GCCCTTGCCGATGAGATTGGAATACCATTCCTGGAAACCAGTGCCAAGGATGCAACAAATGTGGAAAAGGCATTTATGACCATGGCCGCAGAGATAAAGAACAG GATGGCAAGCCAGCCGGCTGGAAATGCCAGCAAGCCTGCCACCGTGCAAATGCGGGGTCAGCCTGTTGCTCAGCAGAACGGATGCTGCTCGTCTTGA